From Nitrospinota bacterium, the proteins below share one genomic window:
- a CDS encoding tetratricopeptide repeat protein yields the protein MRQSRIVYFLFFISGITALTYEIVWTRMLTLVFGHTVFSVSVVLAAFMAGLGLGSYLFGHAIDRLHETNGSNSSGNASSALLAYGWIEILIFASGALLSLLFANFSEFYASLHSFIPESVPLQNFIKILFSFGMMLIPTTFMGATLPIISKYCVTDDNKMEAQISLLYALNTLGAALGCLITGFFLMGTFGVLQTVLLAAGANLLIGLSALSIYLEGSPGANWKFWLPPIRIPQLNLNSDQKLWVTISFICGFTALAYEVLWTRLLVFSIASTVYSFSMMLTVFLLGIFLGSLLLIPLSSRIHNIRTALIVLQASTGLYVIGSLYGIESILSSPWNGYNLTQPTDAFLRYFKDSAGLMLVPTLLLGMCFPLLIKVVSGGHQNVGKATGQIYSANTLGAIFGSLCAGFLFLPKLGSQVSLTLVATLNLLTTVLLFRTGDYMGQAVRKGLTVVFVALVLFINMAIPYDLLNPFFMRDSAGKRNLKKLIYFEEGLSDTVAVFKDDYGILDPTAKRLITNGISMSASNLIATRYMKLFAHVPILLVDKPDDVLVVCFGTGQTTGAAGLHPRVKTVDSLELSKSVINAGEMFADQNHSALHNPKINFVIQDGRNHLLTTHKRYDVITSEPPPPRTAFTVNLYTREYYELQKKRLKPGGIAAQWIPLHSQGEKEVDMHFKTFSSVFPYTMGWMSVANEILIIGSDQPIKIDFEKLKTRLEEPEIKKALADIEIPNIFSFLSNIWLLDEQVKTLGKGHPLITDNHPSIEFYLDLGNVIDVSGREKYVFNRATFDQIANYVDNLSETDRMTLKPYYDAMNLYQRGVMYSNRGQLLEALNMIEDNNLVRYHLQAGKEQIARLLEQVEQNPDNFGNLLNLGHSYYQIGEYEKSVGFLKMVLEKNPNLSYAHLYMGYNLLEMGEKEKALDHFQSTAKNDPSQMGTVMREIGLINLLKQTEQNPDDKALKHSAAEFYNMKQEYLKSLEYTLKSLEEDPMNLKLLQSIVISYRGLGEVKEVIMYGNRYSLIDPDEIHLQFIMADVYTKLLKCQKAIPLLKEVLKKDDTYRNSQKLLDSCEASQKTQPETI from the coding sequence ATGCGACAATCCCGAATAGTTTATTTTTTGTTTTTTATTTCCGGCATTACCGCCCTGACCTATGAAATTGTCTGGACAAGAATGCTGACACTTGTATTCGGCCACACCGTATTTTCAGTATCGGTTGTGCTGGCCGCATTCATGGCAGGTTTAGGTCTCGGCAGTTATCTTTTTGGCCATGCTATTGACCGGTTACACGAAACAAACGGTTCAAATTCAAGTGGGAATGCCTCTTCAGCCCTGCTTGCATACGGCTGGATTGAAATCCTGATTTTTGCCAGTGGTGCATTGCTCTCACTCTTATTCGCAAATTTTTCTGAGTTCTATGCTTCCCTGCACAGTTTCATTCCCGAATCGGTGCCCTTGCAAAATTTTATAAAAATATTGTTTTCCTTTGGCATGATGCTTATTCCCACTACATTCATGGGAGCTACACTGCCAATTATCAGCAAATACTGCGTCACAGATGACAATAAAATGGAAGCTCAGATTAGCCTGCTCTATGCCCTCAATACTCTTGGTGCCGCATTGGGTTGCCTGATAACTGGATTCTTTCTTATGGGAACGTTTGGGGTTCTGCAAACAGTCCTTTTGGCAGCTGGAGCAAATTTGTTAATAGGACTCAGCGCATTGAGCATTTATCTTGAAGGTTCCCCAGGCGCCAATTGGAAGTTTTGGCTTCCCCCTATACGCATTCCACAGTTGAACCTGAACTCAGATCAAAAGTTATGGGTAACCATAAGCTTTATATGTGGATTCACAGCACTGGCTTACGAAGTATTATGGACTCGCCTTTTAGTATTCAGTATCGCAAGCACTGTTTATTCATTCAGCATGATGCTTACGGTTTTTCTTTTGGGAATATTTTTAGGAAGCCTGCTTTTAATTCCACTTTCGTCGCGAATCCATAATATCCGGACAGCTTTAATAGTACTTCAGGCAAGCACAGGTCTATACGTCATCGGTTCACTTTACGGGATCGAATCAATCCTATCCTCTCCCTGGAACGGATATAACCTGACACAACCTACAGACGCATTTTTACGTTATTTCAAGGACTCCGCAGGACTCATGCTTGTTCCCACACTTTTATTGGGCATGTGTTTTCCCCTGTTAATAAAAGTTGTTTCAGGAGGCCATCAAAATGTAGGGAAAGCCACCGGCCAGATATATTCGGCAAATACCCTGGGAGCAATCTTTGGATCGCTGTGCGCAGGTTTTTTATTTTTACCCAAACTGGGATCCCAGGTGAGCCTGACTCTGGTTGCCACCTTGAATCTTCTGACCACGGTTTTACTGTTCCGCACCGGCGATTACATGGGCCAAGCAGTGCGTAAAGGGCTGACCGTCGTGTTTGTGGCCTTGGTCCTGTTTATCAACATGGCCATCCCCTATGATCTATTGAACCCGTTTTTCATGCGCGACAGTGCCGGAAAACGCAATCTCAAAAAGTTGATTTATTTTGAGGAAGGCCTCTCCGATACCGTAGCTGTTTTCAAAGATGATTATGGAATTCTGGATCCAACCGCTAAACGGCTGATCACAAATGGCATTTCAATGTCTGCCTCCAACCTGATCGCAACACGTTATATGAAGTTATTCGCGCACGTTCCTATTCTCTTGGTGGACAAGCCCGATGACGTTCTAGTGGTCTGTTTTGGAACCGGCCAAACTACCGGCGCGGCAGGATTGCACCCACGAGTCAAAACTGTAGACAGCCTGGAGCTTTCTAAAAGTGTCATTAATGCGGGAGAAATGTTTGCCGACCAGAATCATAGCGCATTACATAATCCAAAAATAAACTTTGTTATTCAGGATGGCAGAAACCATCTATTGACCACACACAAACGTTACGATGTCATCACGTCCGAACCACCGCCCCCACGCACCGCATTCACAGTAAATTTGTATACCCGGGAATATTACGAGCTCCAGAAAAAACGTTTAAAACCGGGAGGAATTGCCGCTCAATGGATCCCTTTGCATAGCCAGGGAGAGAAAGAAGTGGATATGCACTTCAAAACCTTTAGCTCCGTTTTTCCATACACCATGGGGTGGATGTCGGTCGCAAATGAGATTCTTATTATAGGCTCTGACCAACCTATTAAGATAGACTTTGAAAAGTTAAAAACCCGCCTGGAAGAACCCGAAATTAAAAAAGCTTTAGCCGATATTGAAATTCCAAATATTTTTTCCTTCCTCAGCAATATCTGGCTCCTGGATGAACAGGTTAAAACCCTAGGGAAAGGCCACCCGCTTATAACTGACAACCACCCTTCCATTGAGTTTTACCTGGACCTGGGAAATGTAATAGATGTCTCTGGAAGGGAAAAATATGTGTTCAACAGGGCCACTTTTGATCAGATAGCCAATTATGTGGATAACCTGTCAGAAACAGACAGAATGACGTTGAAGCCGTATTACGATGCAATGAACCTTTACCAGCGTGGTGTGATGTACAGCAACAGGGGGCAGTTGTTAGAAGCCCTGAATATGATAGAGGACAATAATCTTGTTCGCTACCATTTACAAGCTGGCAAAGAACAGATAGCCCGACTGCTTGAACAAGTGGAACAAAATCCCGATAATTTTGGAAACCTTCTCAACCTGGGCCATAGCTATTATCAAATTGGCGAATACGAAAAAAGTGTCGGCTTTCTAAAAATGGTCCTGGAGAAAAATCCTAACCTGAGTTATGCACATTTATATATGGGTTACAATCTTCTTGAAATGGGAGAAAAGGAAAAAGCGCTGGATCATTTTCAAAGCACCGCTAAAAATGACCCAAGTCAAATGGGAACCGTAATGCGGGAAATTGGCTTGATCAATCTTCTTAAACAAACAGAACAAAACCCCGACGACAAAGCCCTCAAACACTCTGCCGCAGAATTTTACAACATGAAACAGGAGTACCTGAAATCATTGGAATACACTCTCAAGTCTCTGGAAGAAGACCCCATGAACCTTAAACTTTTACAAAGCATCGTTATCAGCTATCGAGGCCTGGGTGAAGTCAAAGAAGTGATCATGTATGGAAATCGTTATAGTCTGATTGACCCTGATGAAATTCACCTTCAATTCATCATGGCTGACGTTTATACCAAACTCCTGAAATGCCAGAAAGCCATACCGCTTTTGAAAGAGGTTTTGAAAAAAGACGATACCTATCGAAATTCCCAAAAGCTTTTGGACTCCTGCGAAGCCTCTCAAAAAACCCAACCTGAAACCATTTAA
- a CDS encoding SDR family oxidoreductase, which produces MPPGRLFCFGLGFAARALAEKLVSQGWSVSGTVRDGQNESLPSTLSAINFDGTHSSIEVSKAISNATHLLITIPPQPSGDVILEKFAEEITAAANIQWIGYISSTGVYGDAHGEWVDESSPLLATTERNRQRVEVESAWIKLGKEQGLPVMIFRCVGIYGPGRNLLVSVKEGRARRIDKPGLVFSRVHSEDLAQTLAASMKNPQPGEVYNVSDDCPCPPAEAVEFACGLLGVEPPPLVPYEKAVLSSMAKGFYMANKRVSNEKIKKELGVNLLYPDYRSGLKSLLEDF; this is translated from the coding sequence ATTCCTCCGGGAAGGTTGTTTTGTTTTGGCTTGGGTTTTGCTGCAAGAGCCTTAGCCGAAAAGCTTGTTTCTCAAGGGTGGAGTGTCTCAGGAACAGTTCGGGATGGGCAAAATGAAAGCCTGCCATCAACTTTATCAGCTATTAATTTTGATGGCACACATTCTTCGATAGAAGTTTCTAAGGCAATTTCCAATGCCACGCATCTATTAATAACTATACCTCCACAACCCTCTGGGGATGTGATTCTTGAAAAGTTTGCCGAAGAAATTACTGCTGCCGCCAATATTCAATGGATCGGATATATATCTTCAACGGGTGTTTATGGTGATGCTCATGGTGAATGGGTGGATGAGTCTTCACCATTATTGGCAACGACAGAGCGTAATCGCCAACGCGTAGAAGTTGAGTCAGCCTGGATCAAACTGGGAAAGGAACAGGGGTTGCCAGTGATGATTTTTCGTTGTGTCGGAATTTATGGGCCGGGCAGGAACCTGCTGGTTTCTGTAAAGGAGGGACGCGCCAGGCGCATTGATAAGCCTGGCCTTGTTTTTTCACGTGTGCACTCTGAAGATCTTGCGCAAACATTAGCAGCCTCTATGAAAAATCCCCAGCCTGGAGAAGTTTATAATGTCAGTGATGATTGTCCTTGTCCTCCAGCGGAGGCGGTGGAGTTTGCCTGTGGTTTGTTGGGAGTCGAACCGCCGCCGCTTGTGCCTTATGAGAAGGCGGTACTTTCTTCAATGGCAAAGGGTTTTTATATGGCCAACAAAAGAGTTTCAAACGAAAAAATCAAAAAAGAACTTGGGGTGAACCTGCTATATCCAGATTACCGTTCTGGTTTGAAATCTTTGCTTGAAGATTTTTAA
- a CDS encoding Nif3-like dinuclear metal center hexameric protein, whose product MDILQLSNYLDNLLDISSINDSPNALNGLQVQNTGEIKKIGLAVDLCQATIDLAIEKNCQMLFVHHGIFWGGLLPLRGPFYEKISSMISANLGLYAAHIPLDLHPVLGNNRALADLIGMEHLEPFGEYGGIKIGLKGTVHKKSAEELAHELQEKLGSPVKVIGEGEIETVGLVTGGAADIVQQASREGLDAYITGEGANHHYHEAIEGNCILLFAGHYATETGGVKSVGLHLEQKFGIASEFLDYPTGL is encoded by the coding sequence ATGGACATTCTACAACTCAGCAACTATCTCGACAACCTTTTGGATATCTCATCCATTAACGATTCACCTAACGCCCTGAATGGATTACAGGTTCAAAATACAGGTGAAATAAAAAAAATTGGGCTTGCTGTAGACTTGTGTCAGGCCACCATTGATCTGGCCATAGAAAAGAACTGCCAGATGTTGTTTGTGCATCATGGAATTTTCTGGGGTGGACTGCTACCGCTTCGTGGTCCTTTTTATGAAAAAATCTCTTCCATGATAAGCGCCAACCTGGGTTTGTATGCGGCACACATTCCTCTCGACCTGCATCCGGTGCTGGGCAACAACCGGGCTCTGGCTGATTTGATCGGGATGGAACACCTAGAACCGTTTGGCGAATATGGTGGCATTAAGATTGGTTTAAAGGGAACGGTTCACAAAAAATCCGCTGAAGAACTTGCCCATGAATTACAGGAGAAACTTGGATCACCCGTCAAAGTCATAGGTGAAGGAGAGATTGAGACTGTCGGACTGGTAACCGGTGGCGCCGCGGATATAGTCCAGCAAGCCAGCCGTGAAGGACTTGATGCCTATATCACTGGCGAAGGCGCGAACCATCACTACCATGAAGCTATTGAGGGAAACTGTATTTTACTGTTTGCCGGCCATTATGCCACTGAGACGGGAGGAGTGAAATCGGTGGGTCTGCATTTAGAGCAAAAGTTCGGCATTGCCAGTGAATTCCTCGACTACCCAACGGGACTTTAG
- a CDS encoding ABC transporter permease, which yields MINFILRNIWQRIILLIFISIISHSVIHLAPGEPALVDPSNPRMKAEDIQRIRAAYHLDEPLHIQYVYWVRDLFTGELKSFKDNQPVLTKIWDRFLNSVPLFIVSSLIIWFLAFPIGIKAAINRNSDFDRTSTFISYALISFPGYFLAYLLIIFMVKTFDVPVIGMRTFGLEEAPLLFKSMDRVWHLTLPALISAVGGMAVLSRYVRSQMLEVIHQDYMRTARAKGLPEDQVIYRHGLRNALLPFITMFGLMIPGLIGGSVIFETIFAWPGMGRLGYEAILARDFPVILTLTFFSAILVLLGTLISDILYGVADPRIKF from the coding sequence TTGATCAACTTTATTTTAAGAAACATTTGGCAGAGGATTATTCTGCTGATATTTATCTCAATCATTTCACACTCGGTGATTCACCTGGCTCCCGGAGAACCGGCTTTGGTGGATCCTTCCAACCCGAGAATGAAAGCGGAAGATATCCAGCGTATTCGGGCCGCGTACCATTTGGATGAACCTCTTCACATACAATATGTATATTGGGTTAGAGACCTTTTTACGGGAGAACTCAAGTCTTTTAAGGATAATCAGCCGGTATTAACTAAAATCTGGGACAGGTTTCTCAATTCCGTTCCCTTATTCATTGTTAGTAGTTTGATTATTTGGTTTCTGGCCTTTCCAATTGGAATTAAAGCGGCCATAAACAGGAACTCTGATTTTGATAGAACCAGCACTTTTATTTCTTATGCGCTGATATCTTTTCCAGGATACTTCCTGGCTTATCTCCTTATCATTTTCATGGTCAAAACTTTTGATGTTCCTGTTATCGGCATGAGAACCTTTGGGTTGGAAGAAGCTCCGCTATTGTTTAAATCCATGGATCGAGTTTGGCATTTGACGCTTCCCGCATTGATCTCGGCAGTAGGGGGCATGGCTGTATTATCGCGCTACGTCCGTTCACAAATGCTGGAGGTGATTCATCAGGACTACATGCGCACTGCGCGGGCCAAGGGACTTCCTGAAGATCAGGTGATCTATCGTCATGGACTGCGAAACGCACTTCTTCCATTCATCACAATGTTTGGTCTGATGATTCCGGGTCTGATCGGAGGATCGGTTATATTTGAAACCATTTTTGCCTGGCCGGGGATGGGGCGACTGGGATATGAGGCTATTTTGGCGAGGGATTTCCCCGTAATTCTGACGCTGACTTTTTTTTCAGCCATACTGGTTTTGTTGGGAACATTGATTTCTGACATTCTTTATGGAGTGGCTGATCCACGAATAAAATTTTAG
- a CDS encoding ABC transporter permease, which yields MNEQIADALPPSKGLFQERWTILKRNRMAYASFWFLIMLFLLAIVGKVLTQDIVVFNPKTVRLSEKFLPPLTPYTSKVSTGDDAPALGMYLLGTDELGRDVFARMIEGSFVSLTVGFVAVGISLTVGIFFGGLAGFYGRVKLGFVTVDTLIMRFVDIMLCFPSFFLILTVVALLPPSIYNIMIVIGLTSWMGIARFVRAEFLALREQDFVIAAKSQAIPEWRIIFIHMVPNAIAPVLVSATIGVATAILTESALSFLGFGVQPPDATWGNIMADGKTFLFDAPWLMFIPGFTILFVVLAFNLCGEGLREAFNPKLRSTP from the coding sequence ATGAACGAACAAATCGCCGACGCACTGCCACCTTCTAAAGGATTATTTCAGGAGCGTTGGACTATTCTCAAACGCAACCGCATGGCTTATGCCAGTTTTTGGTTTTTAATCATGTTATTTTTACTCGCAATAGTGGGTAAGGTTTTAACTCAGGATATAGTTGTGTTTAATCCTAAAACAGTGCGGTTGTCAGAAAAGTTTTTGCCACCACTCACTCCATACACGAGCAAGGTCTCTACCGGGGATGACGCGCCTGCCTTGGGGATGTATTTGTTGGGCACCGACGAATTGGGAAGGGATGTGTTTGCCCGGATGATTGAGGGGAGCTTTGTATCTCTAACCGTCGGCTTTGTCGCTGTGGGAATATCGCTGACGGTAGGAATATTTTTTGGTGGTCTGGCAGGTTTTTATGGCAGGGTGAAACTGGGCTTCGTCACGGTCGATACGCTCATCATGCGTTTTGTAGATATTATGCTTTGTTTCCCCAGCTTCTTCCTGATTCTGACCGTGGTCGCGCTGCTTCCTCCTAGTATTTACAACATAATGATTGTGATTGGTTTGACAAGTTGGATGGGAATAGCACGATTTGTCCGGGCAGAGTTTCTGGCTCTCCGGGAACAGGATTTCGTGATCGCTGCCAAAAGCCAGGCTATTCCCGAGTGGCGCATTATTTTTATTCATATGGTACCAAATGCTATAGCTCCTGTTCTGGTTTCAGCGACCATTGGTGTGGCTACGGCCATTCTGACCGAATCCGCTTTAAGTTTTCTGGGTTTTGGTGTGCAACCCCCGGACGCTACCTGGGGAAATATCATGGCGGATGGCAAGACATTTTTGTTCGACGCTCCCTGGCTGATGTTTATTCCCGGATTCACCATCCTCTTTGTCGTGCTGGCTTTCAACCTTTGTGGTGAAGGGTTGAGGGAAGCATTCAATCCTAAACTCAGATCAACTCCTTAA
- a CDS encoding ABC-F family ATP-binding cassette domain-containing protein has protein sequence MIFVEQVSKQFGSKILFQNVSFHLRQGEKVGLVGENGTGKTTFFQVITGGAMPDQGKVTLRKGLRLGLLEQEMEGGSETVLERVVLGDPHFFKVKTEMERLESDQTFHERYGELQHEFERLGGYDREARAKIILQGLGFKSGQWDQPLDRLSGGWRMRCELSRLLLQSPDILLLDEPSNHLDLKSVVWLEDFLKSYEGSVLIISHDRRFLNSLVSRIIELDRGSLSVYTGNYDDYEKQKQDKAALLESQAANQSRKIAEVERFIERFRAKNTKATQVQSRIKMLDKLERVQTVQGTKAIHFRFPQPVRTGRNVLEVKEVNKAYGDLKVYENFSINLERGWKVALVGENGAGKSTLLKLMAGVLPPDEGEIKLGANVTRSYFAQHQAETLNYSHTVFQSLEESAPGLLLTEKRNILGAFLFAGDDVEKKVSVLSGGERSRLALARMLCGGGSSKSGNATTQAPPSLILFDEPTNHLDMRSREHLAAVLSDYEGSLVIISHDRFFLDGFINRVWEVDGGEVKDYPGHYSDYEWAKSKEVQGVEASDKVVREPSSSQLNKERKKKEAEERNQRYQNLKPLQTRLVEVESRLETLMQTNEDIQSRLAETSIYENDQKSRLLETLEEQKALKAEEKILMREWDELTIKIERIESMAESDSGI, from the coding sequence GTGATTTTTGTCGAGCAGGTTAGTAAACAATTTGGTTCAAAAATATTGTTTCAGAATGTCAGCTTCCATTTGCGTCAGGGAGAAAAGGTGGGGCTGGTGGGGGAAAACGGTACAGGCAAGACCACTTTCTTTCAAGTGATAACAGGAGGCGCGATGCCGGATCAGGGCAAGGTAACACTGCGAAAGGGATTGCGCCTGGGTTTACTGGAACAGGAAATGGAAGGCGGTAGCGAAACCGTTCTTGAAAGGGTGGTGCTTGGAGATCCACATTTCTTCAAGGTGAAAACCGAAATGGAGAGGTTGGAGTCGGATCAGACTTTCCATGAACGATATGGGGAGCTGCAACACGAGTTTGAACGCTTAGGGGGTTATGACCGGGAAGCCAGGGCAAAAATCATTCTTCAGGGACTGGGGTTTAAATCCGGACAATGGGATCAACCTCTTGACCGGTTGTCAGGTGGCTGGAGAATGCGGTGTGAGCTTTCGCGCTTGTTGTTGCAAAGTCCTGATATTTTATTGCTGGATGAACCGTCGAACCACCTGGACCTGAAGTCTGTTGTATGGCTGGAGGATTTTCTGAAATCCTATGAAGGCAGTGTCCTGATTATTTCTCATGACCGCAGGTTTTTAAATTCCCTGGTGAGCCGGATCATTGAACTCGACCGCGGGTCGCTTTCAGTTTATACCGGAAATTATGACGACTACGAAAAACAGAAGCAGGATAAGGCAGCATTGCTGGAGTCCCAGGCCGCAAATCAAAGCCGAAAAATTGCGGAAGTCGAACGTTTTATTGAAAGGTTCCGAGCCAAAAATACCAAGGCAACTCAGGTGCAAAGCCGAATAAAAATGCTGGACAAGTTGGAGCGGGTACAAACGGTGCAGGGCACAAAGGCGATTCACTTCCGTTTCCCTCAGCCTGTGAGAACGGGGCGAAATGTTTTGGAGGTTAAAGAAGTCAATAAGGCGTATGGAGATCTCAAGGTTTATGAAAATTTTTCTATCAATCTTGAAAGAGGATGGAAGGTGGCCTTGGTGGGAGAAAATGGGGCGGGAAAATCCACCCTTTTAAAACTGATGGCAGGTGTGCTGCCGCCTGATGAGGGAGAAATCAAACTTGGAGCAAACGTTACAAGATCTTATTTTGCACAGCATCAGGCAGAGACATTGAATTATAGCCACACGGTTTTTCAATCTCTGGAAGAATCTGCTCCCGGGCTTTTGCTCACTGAGAAACGGAATATTCTTGGCGCATTTTTGTTTGCCGGTGATGATGTAGAAAAGAAAGTTTCCGTCTTATCGGGAGGAGAGCGTTCCCGGCTGGCTCTGGCAAGAATGCTTTGTGGCGGAGGGTCATCAAAAAGTGGTAATGCCACTACACAAGCTCCTCCTTCCCTGATTCTGTTTGATGAGCCGACGAACCATCTCGATATGAGATCGCGGGAACATTTAGCGGCGGTGCTCTCTGACTACGAGGGAAGTCTTGTGATCATCTCCCATGACCGGTTTTTTCTGGATGGCTTTATCAACCGCGTCTGGGAGGTGGATGGTGGAGAGGTTAAGGACTACCCGGGACATTATAGCGATTATGAGTGGGCTAAATCCAAAGAGGTGCAAGGTGTTGAGGCGTCAGATAAAGTTGTAAGAGAGCCTTCGTCATCACAGTTAAATAAGGAAAGGAAAAAAAAGGAAGCCGAAGAAAGAAACCAGCGTTATCAAAACCTGAAACCTTTGCAGACAAGATTGGTGGAGGTGGAGTCAAGACTGGAGACTTTAATGCAAACGAATGAGGATATCCAGTCACGGCTTGCAGAAACCTCCATATATGAGAACGATCAAAAATCCCGTTTGCTGGAAACTTTAGAAGAACAGAAAGCACTTAAGGCTGAAGAAAAAATTCTGATGCGGGAATGGGATGAACTGACCATTAAGATAGAGCGGATTGAGAGTATGGCTGAAAGCGATTCAGGGATTTAA
- a CDS encoding class I SAM-dependent methyltransferase, whose amino-acid sequence MVELHTIVLVSVLLLLAAMVILPIFFGAPWHPLLPGTIRRILRFAEVQPGETICDLGCGEGRVLITAAREFNAHAVGVEIDPLKILLARLLARINGVGDKVKFVRGNLFDFDPGSSDVLYLYLTHQAMDKLFPEILKKLKPSVRIVSYRFCLRGMTPEKISEDKTLFLYQLDKGSKINSYY is encoded by the coding sequence ATGGTCGAGCTCCATACAATAGTTCTGGTTTCTGTTTTATTGCTTTTGGCGGCGATGGTGATTTTGCCGATTTTTTTTGGCGCTCCATGGCATCCGCTACTTCCAGGAACAATAAGGAGAATATTGCGATTTGCTGAAGTTCAACCTGGCGAAACCATCTGTGATCTCGGTTGTGGTGAGGGCCGTGTTTTGATTACTGCGGCGAGGGAGTTCAACGCTCATGCGGTCGGTGTTGAAATAGATCCTTTAAAAATTTTACTGGCCCGTTTGCTGGCGAGGATCAACGGGGTTGGTGACAAGGTCAAATTTGTCCGGGGAAACTTGTTTGACTTTGACCCTGGGTCTTCAGACGTGCTTTACCTTTACCTGACCCACCAGGCGATGGATAAATTGTTCCCGGAAATTTTAAAGAAATTGAAACCTTCCGTAAGAATTGTCTCTTATAGATTTTGCCTGCGAGGTATGACACCAGAAAAAATCAGTGAAGATAAAACTCTATTCCTCTACCAACTCGATAAAGGAAGTAAGATAAACAGCTACTACTGA
- a CDS encoding response regulator, with translation MASKLLVADDSITIQKIVSMAFENEDVVVEGVGDGQEAFDRIAEFKPDIVLADIDMPGLNGFDLSEKIKGSPETSDIKVLLLASDFEDFDEERYKACGANNHISKPFKSDVIVTMVNNLLEGSDAAVSSAADLEETKIPAEPEVIEPDDTEEAAEILENLKVPDVQEEPSLEELLESVEKLSTEGVEAPEPADDESDPALNTEELELPESEGVISEEPQPSEPEVIEPSQVEESKQDLEAEEQGSETLQSPVEQDGELQEPVVPSGSDDDIMDQMIRGVEELKESVNPQSSIEEESEPLSLAELDAGEDDSYDDEPEIFAEVRPRKMDNMDDLDSTFKELAMGARPDQPDFEESRPELSSLGGIVPEPEDLLEKIAPGAFSEVGKRPATPEDIKENLDYISGLSGQGKDTDDISSRDWSYESGDDRFSQAIADEVRQVLNRSLGTSLEKEVFGLSDAILKVIREVVREVTPEIARRVIREEIEKIKKQDMF, from the coding sequence ATGGCATCCAAACTTTTAGTTGCTGACGATAGCATCACCATACAGAAAATTGTATCAATGGCTTTTGAAAATGAGGACGTGGTGGTTGAAGGCGTTGGGGATGGACAGGAAGCTTTTGATCGAATTGCAGAGTTTAAACCAGATATTGTTCTGGCTGATATAGATATGCCGGGTCTGAACGGTTTTGACTTGAGTGAGAAAATCAAGGGCTCACCGGAGACAAGTGATATCAAAGTTCTACTGCTTGCCAGCGATTTTGAAGATTTTGATGAAGAGCGTTATAAGGCTTGCGGGGCGAATAATCATATATCAAAACCATTCAAGTCAGATGTTATTGTGACTATGGTCAACAATCTGCTTGAAGGTTCTGATGCTGCTGTCAGTTCTGCGGCTGATTTAGAAGAAACAAAAATTCCCGCTGAACCTGAAGTTATTGAACCGGATGATACAGAAGAAGCTGCTGAAATACTAGAAAACCTGAAGGTGCCGGATGTGCAGGAAGAACCCAGCCTTGAGGAATTGCTGGAGTCGGTAGAAAAACTTTCAACGGAAGGTGTTGAAGCCCCGGAACCGGCAGATGATGAATCTGATCCCGCTTTAAATACGGAGGAACTTGAACTTCCTGAGTCGGAGGGGGTGATCAGTGAGGAACCGCAACCCTCTGAGCCTGAAGTCATTGAGCCGTCGCAGGTAGAAGAAAGCAAACAAGATTTGGAAGCAGAAGAGCAGGGTTCTGAGACATTGCAAAGCCCTGTCGAGCAGGACGGGGAATTGCAGGAACCTGTCGTTCCATCCGGAAGTGATGACGACATAATGGACCAGATGATTCGGGGTGTTGAAGAGTTGAAGGAGTCTGTAAATCCCCAAAGCTCCATTGAAGAAGAAAGTGAGCCTTTATCCCTGGCAGAGTTAGATGCCGGTGAAGACGACAGCTATGATGATGAGCCAGAAATATTTGCGGAAGTTCGCCCCCGTAAGATGGATAATATGGATGACCTGGACTCAACGTTCAAGGAGCTTGCCATGGGGGCCAGACCGGACCAGCCTGACTTCGAGGAATCCCGTCCTGAACTGTCCTCGTTGGGGGGGATTGTTCCCGAGCCTGAAGACCTGTTAGAAAAAATAGCTCCGGGTGCGTTTTCAGAGGTGGGCAAACGACCTGCGACTCCGGAAGATATAAAAGAAAATCTGGATTATATTTCGGGACTTTCAGGACAGGGTAAAGATACGGACGATATATCTTCAAGAGACTGGAGTTATGAATCAGGTGATGATCGTTTCAGCCAGGCCATTGCCGATGAGGTCAGGCAGGTGCTGAATAGATCGTTGGGCACTTCTTTGGAAAAGGAAGTTTTTGGATTGTCCGATGCTATTTTAAAAGTCATCCGAGAAGTTGTGAGAGAGGTTACCCCTGAAATTGCCCGCAGGGTGATTCGGGAAGAAATTGAAAAAATTAAAAAGCAGGACATGTTTTAA